A genomic segment from Nicotiana sylvestris chromosome 1, ASM39365v2, whole genome shotgun sequence encodes:
- the LOC138876279 gene encoding uncharacterized protein translates to MDWLSPHYAILDCHAKTVTLDMPGILRIDWSGTLDHTPIRVISFLRAQRMVEKGCAAYLAYVRDVSVDTPSVDLVPVVRDYPDVFPADLSCMPPDRDIDFGIDLLSDIQSISIPLYRMAPPELKDQLQELLDKGFIRPSVSLWVLLSCL, encoded by the coding sequence atggactggttgtcgccccattatgctattcttgattgtcacgccaagaccgtgacgctggATATGCCAGGTATTCTGCGTATTGATTGGAGTGGTaccttagatcacactcccattagagttatctctttccttagagctcagcgtatggttgagaaggggtgtgccgcgtatttagcttatgtgagagatgtcagtgttgatacccCTTCTGTTGATTTAGTCCCAGTGGTACGGGATTATCCCGAtgtatttccagctgatctttcgtgcatgccgcctgatagagatattgactttggcattgatttgttgtcggaCATTCAGTCCATTTCCATCCCtctatatcgtatggctcctcctgagttgaaggatcagttacaggaattgcttgataagggttttattcgacccAGTGTTTCACTGTGGGTgcttctgtcttgtttgtga